In the genome of Vicia villosa cultivar HV-30 ecotype Madison, WI linkage group LG7, Vvil1.0, whole genome shotgun sequence, one region contains:
- the LOC131619383 gene encoding uncharacterized protein LOC131619383, giving the protein MDSLFARRGEQWSAVLESGQLFSESCMKFMKEQSAKANNHHVISFEQFNRTFSVKEIIDHNEGLPRQEYRVLLEEGWCDCAKFQVFRMSCSHVIAACSYAHQDVLTLLSPIYKIDTLLGVYNNAFPVMAKEDYWPAYEGQVVWHNDMM; this is encoded by the coding sequence atggaTTCCCTTTTCGCAAGAAGAGGTGAGCAGTGGAGTGCAGTTTTAGAATCGGGACAACTGTTTAGCgaaagttgcatgaaatttatgaaagaacaatCTGCCAAAGCCAACAACCATCATGTTATATCTTTCGAACAATTCAACCGCACATTTAGTGTCAAAGAGATAATTGACCATAATGAGGGCCTGCCGAGACAAGAGTACAGGGTTCTGCTAGAAGAAGGGTGGTGCGATTGCGCTAAGTTTCAAGTGTTTCGTATGTCTTGCTCCCATGTTATAGCAGCATGTTCATATGCGCACCAAGATGTCTTAACACTCTTATCTCCCATTTATAAGATCGACACCTTGCTCGGAGTATACAACAATGCATTTCCagtgatggcaaaggaggattactggcctgcgTATGAGGGACAAGTAGTTTGGCATAATGATATGATGTGA
- the LOC131617499 gene encoding 15.7 kDa heat shock protein, peroxisomal-like yields MADTIFRYPFRNFFLDHPPNFREYYGSTSLLDWIESPTAHIIKINVPGFKKDEIKVQIEEGNVLHLRGESLIEENHGKEIIWHIAERGNGKEDFSRMIELPEDVKLDKIKAHIENGVLTVVVPKDLSPKSHKVRKVNINSRL; encoded by the exons ATGGCCGACACAATTTTTCGATATCCTTttagaaactttttcttggaccATCCTCCAAATTTTAGAGAATATTATGGCTCAACATCACTCTTGGATTGGATTGAATCCCCAACTGCtcatatcatcaaaatcaatgttCCAG GATTCAAGAAAGATGAGATAAAAGTGCAGATTGAGGAAGGGAATGTTTTGCACCTAAGAGGAGAAAGTTTGATAGAGGAGAATCATGGAAAGGAAATTATTTGGCATATTGCTGAGAGAGGAAATGGAAAAGAAGATTTCTCAAGGATGATTGAATTGCCTGAGGATGTTAAATTGGATAAGATTAAGGCACATATTGAAAATGGAGTTCTCACTGTTGTTGTTCCTAAGGATTTATCTCCTAAATCGCATAAAGTTCGAAAAGTTAACATCAATAGTAGGCTTTAA
- the LOC131617501 gene encoding 15.7 kDa heat shock protein, peroxisomal-like, which produces MADTIFGYPFRRFFLGNPPIYRGYPGSTALLDWIESPTSHILKINVPGLSKDEIKLQIEEGNILHLRGESLKEENHGKEIVWHVAERGTGKEGFSRMIELPENVKLDQIKAHVENGVLTVIVPKDSASKSHKVRNINITSRL; this is translated from the exons ATGGCTGACACTATCTTTGGATACCCTTTTAGACGTTTTTTCTTGGGTAATCCTCCAATTTACAGAGGATATCCTGGCTCAACAGCACTATTGGATTGGATTGAGTCCCCAACTTCACATATTCTCAAAATCAATGTTCCAG GATTAAGCAAAGATGAGATAAAATTGCAGATTGAAGAAGGGAATATTTTGCACCTTAGAGGAGAAAGTTTGAAAGAGGAGAATCATGGAAAGGAGATTGTTTGGCATGTGGCTGAGAGAGGGACTGGAAAAGAGGGTTTCTCAAGGATGATTGAGTTGCCTGAGAATGTGAAATTGGATCAGATTAAAGCACATGTTGAAAATGGAGTTCTCACTGTTATTGTTCCTAAAGATTCAGCTTCTAAATCGCATAAAGTTCGAAACATTAATATCACTAGTAGGCTTTAA